AGCAAGATTGTGACGGTAAGCGGCAGCGGGTGCTACGCGGTCATGGGGCAGTACATCAAAGCGCACCAGTTCCACGGGCCGCACGGCGCGGGCGCCGCGGCGGCCACGGGCATCAAGCTCGCCAACCCGGAGCTGACTGTCATCTGCCTCCAGGGCGACGGCGACGCCGTGTCCATCGGCGCGGGGCACTTCGTGCATGGGGCGCGGCGTAATATTGACATAACAGTCATCGTCTTCAACAACTTTGTGTTCGGCGAGACGGGCGGCCAGGGCGGGCCGACGACGCCCCTCGGCTCGAAGACGGAGACGTCGCCCTACGGCATGATCGAGAACTCCTTTGATATATGCCAGCTCGCCATCGGCGCGGGCGCGACGTACGTGGCGCGCAGCACGGTGTACCACGCGTGGCACCTGACCAAGTGCGTCGCCAACGCCATCGCGCACAAGGGCTTCTCGGTGGTGGAGGTGCTCCAGAACTGCCACGAGCTGTGGGGCAGGCGGAACGGCATGCCGCAGGCGAGCCAGATGCTCAACTGGTACCGCGACGACTCGATTACGGTGGCGCAGGCGAAGGAGATGTCGCCGGAGCAGGTGAAGGGCAAGTTCGTCATCGGCGAGTTCGTGCGCAGCGACAAGCCGGAGATCGGCGAGGAGTACGCGAAACTCATCGCACGCGTGCAGAAGAAGGGGTAAGCGATGAGAAAAGACATTCGGTTCAGCGGCATCGGCGGGCAGGGCGTCGTCCTTGCGAGCCATGTCCTCGCGGAGGCGGCGGGCGTCTATCAGGGGCTGCACGCCGTCCAGACGCAGTTCTACGGCTACGCCATCCGCGGCGGCCCCTCCACCGGCGATGTCATTATCGCGTCAGAGCCGGTCACGTACCCGTGGGTGCAGCGCGCGGACGTGTTCGTGGCGATGGCCCAGTCGGCGCTGGACACGGGCTGGAAGGACGTGAGGCCGGACGGGCTGGTCATCGTGGACTCGGTCTATGTGACGCAGCTACCGGCGGGCCTGAAGGCGAAGTCGTACGTCGCGCCCATCACGCTGCT
This genomic stretch from Dehalococcoidia bacterium harbors:
- a CDS encoding thiamine pyrophosphate-dependent enzyme is translated as MTTVRKTYKPLPMEHYIENYAIMPAVDDHFRYCPGCGLGLAQSAVVRAFDYLKLDPSKIVTVSGSGCYAVMGQYIKAHQFHGPHGAGAAAATGIKLANPELTVICLQGDGDAVSIGAGHFVHGARRNIDITVIVFNNFVFGETGGQGGPTTPLGSKTETSPYGMIENSFDICQLAIGAGATYVARSTVYHAWHLTKCVANAIAHKGFSVVEVLQNCHELWGRRNGMPQASQMLNWYRDDSITVAQAKEMSPEQVKGKFVIGEFVRSDKPEIGEEYAKLIARVQKKG
- a CDS encoding 2-oxoacid:acceptor oxidoreductase family protein, producing MRKDIRFSGIGGQGVVLASHVLAEAAGVYQGLHAVQTQFYGYAIRGGPSTGDVIIASEPVTYPWVQRADVFVAMAQSALDTGWKDVRPDGLVIVDSVYVTQLPAGLKAKSYVAPITLLSDEAGTRKAINIVMLGVFTKLTGVVTYEALEKAVLARVPKGTEKVNLKALQLGYGVDP